Genomic segment of Streptomyces longhuiensis:
ATGAAAGGAAATCCGGTGGCACAGAAGGTTCAGGTCCTTCTTGTCGACGACCTCGACGGTGGCGAGGCGGACGAGACCGTGACGTTCGCGTTGGACGGCAAGACTTACGAGATCGACCTCACCACCGCCAACGCGGACAAGCTCCGTGGACTTCTTGAGCCGTACCTCAAGGGCGGTCGTCGTACCGGAGGCCGTTCCGCCGGCGGACGCGGCAAGGCGCGCGCCGCGGTGGCCGGTGGCAGCCAGGACACGGCGCAGATCCGTGCCTGGGCCAAGGAGAACGGTTACGAGGTCAACGACCGCGGCCGTGTCCCCGCGTCCATCCGTGAGGCCTACGAGAAGGCCAACGGCTGAGCGCAGGCACGTCGCAACCGGATCCGGTGGCACTGAGTCGCCGCCGTTTCCACCAGCCGTACGAGACCGGGGGCGCCCCCACCGCCCCCTACGGCCGACAGCGCCGTCAGAGCCGGAAGTGTCGGCTCGACGTCGCATCCGGGCACGGGGGGCCGCACCCAGACAGCGGCCTCCTGGGGGTCCGGCACTCCCGGGGGCGCGGGCGCGTCGATCCGACCGCCCGCACCGACCACGGTGAGATCGAGGGGCAGCGCCCCCCACTCCAGCCAGTCGAGCAGCCCCGGCAGCTCCTCCGCGCTGCCCGCGGCCACCAGCAGGCGCATCGTCTCCCCTTGCAGGGCCACCGGACACCCGGGGTCCAGCCGCCGCAGCACGGCACGTCCCGCCTCCGCGGGCAGCTCCAGTACGTCGAAGCGCAGCCCCGTCAGCAGCTGAAGGCCCTCGGGGCCCCGCGCGGTGGCCCAGCCGAGCGCGTTCTCGTACCACTCCCGCACCGGGTCGCCCGCGTCGAGCGGCCGACGGGGCAGGGGCACGGTGGGCACGATGGAGACCATGTCCGGAGCAACCGCCGGGAACCCTCTCGGGTTACGCAGCGTTGTCGAATGAGTGCACAGAGTGTCTCGAATGGGGGCGTGCGGAGGTGTTCGGCGGCGCAAGGGTGTTCGCCCGTAGCGGAGGGAACCGGGGTGCGCCGCATGGACCGTCACTCCTGGCGGGTAAGACATCCCTAGTGAGGAGGGGCGACACGTGGGTTCTGGCCGCCTTGCGTTCGCCATCGGCGTACTGATGGTGGGGGTAACTGCCTGGCCTGCGGGAACATCGTCTCGCACCATCGGTGTTGGAGCAGTTGTCGGCGTTCGGGTCAGGAGGCCATCGACGGGTGTCGGCAGTTGGAATGAGCGGTCCCCGCTTGCGGGACTAAGCTGCGGAAGGACAGGGAGGGGAGCGTCCCCTTACTGCCTGACCGCTCTGAGGAGCGATTAACGATGTTCGAGAGGTTCACCGACCGCGCGCGGCGGGTTGTCGTCCTGGCTCAGGAAGAAGCCCGGATGCTCAACCACAACTACATCGGCACCGAGCACATCCTCCTGGGCCTGATCCACGAGGGTGAGGGTGTCGCCGCTAAGGCCCTGGAGAGCCTCGGGATTTCGCTCGAGGCGGTCCGCCAGCAGGTGGAGGAGATCATCGGCCAGGGCCAGCAGGCCCCGTCCGGGCACATCCCCTTCACCCCCCGTGCCAAGAAGGTCCTGGAGCTGTCGCTCCGCGAGGCCCTTCAGCTGGGCCACAACTACATCGGCACGGAGCACATCCTGCTCGGCCTGATCCGTGAGGGCGAGGGCGTCGCCGCCCAGGTCCTGGTCAAGCTGGGCGCCGATCTCAACCGGGTGCGGCAGCAGGTCATCCAGCTGCTCTCCGGCTACCAGGGCAAGGAGACCGCCGCCGCCGGCGGTCCTGCCGAGGGCACGCCCTCCACGTCCCTGGTCCTCGACCAGTTCGGCCGGAACCTCACGCAGGCCGCCCGCGAATCCAAGCTCGACCCGGTCATCGGGCGCGAGAAGGAGATCGAGCGGGTCATGCAGGTGCTGTCCCGCCGTACGAAGAACAACCCGGTCCTCATCGGCGAGCCCGGCGTCGGCAAGACCGCCGTCGTCGAGGGCCTCGCGCAGGCCATCGTCAAGGGCGAGGTGCCCGAGACCCTCAAGGACAAGCACCTCTACACCCTCGACCTGGGCGCGCTGGTCGCCGGTTCCCGCTACCGCGGTGACTTCGAGGAGCGCCTGAAGAAGGTCCTCAAGGAGATCCGCACCCGCGGCGACATCATCCTGTTCATCGACGAGCTGCACACGCTGGTCGGTGCGGGTGCCGCCGAGGGCGCCATCGACGCCGCTTCGATCCTGAAGCCGATGCTGGCCCGCGGTGAGCTCCAGACCATCGGCGCGACCACGCTCGACGAGTACCGCAAGCACCTGGAGAAGGACGCCGCTCTCGAGCGCCGCTTCCAGCCGATCCAGGTCGCGGAGCCGTCGCTGCCGCACACGATCGAGATCCTCAAGGGTCTGCGCGACCGCTACGAGGCCCACCACCGCGTCTCCATCACGGACGAGGCCCTCGTTCAGGCGGCGACGCTGGCCGACCGGTACATCTCGGACCGCTTCCTGCCGGACAAGGCGATCGACCTGATCGACGAGGCCGGTTCCCGGATGCGCATCCGCCGGATGACCGCGCCGCCGGACCTCCGCGAGTTCGACGAGAAGATCGCGGGCGTGCGCCGCGACAAGGAGTCGGCCATCGACTCCCAGGACTTCGAGAAGGCAGCTTCGCTCCGCGACAAGGAGAAGCAGCTGCTGGCAGCGAAGGCCAAGCGCGAGAAGGAGTGGAAGGCCGGCGACATGGACGTCGTCGCCGAGGTCGACGGCGAGCTGATCGCCGAGGTCCTCGCGACCGCGACCGGCATTCCCGTCTTCAAGCTGACCGAGGAGGAGTCCTCGCGTCTGCTGCGCATGGAGGACGAGCTCCACAAGCGCGTCATCGGCCAGAAGGACGCCGTCAAGGCGCTCTCGAAGGCGATCCGCCGTACGCGTGCCGGTCTGAAGGACCCGAAGCGCCCCGGTGGCTCGTTCATCTTCGCGGGCCCGTCCGGTGTCGGTAAGACCGAGCTGTCCAAGGCGCTCGCCGAGTTCCTCTTCGGTGACGAGGACGCGCTGATCTCCCTCGACATGTCGGAGTTCAGCGAGAAGCACACGGTCTCGCGTCTCTTCGGTTCGCCCCCCGGTTACGTGGGCTACGAAGAGGGCGGCCAGCTGACGGAGAAGGTGCGGCGCAAGCCGTTCTCGGTGGTTCTCTTCGACGAGGTCGAGAAGGCCCACCCGGACATCTTCAACTCGCTGCTGCAGATCCTGGAGGACGGTCGCCTGACCGACTCCCAGGGCCGGGTCGTGGACTTCAAGAACACGGTCATCATCATGACGACCAACCTCGGCACGCGGGACATCTCGAAGGGCTTCAACCTCGGCTTCGCGGCCCAGGGCGACACGAAGTCCAACTACGAGCGCATGAAGAACAAGGTCTCGGACGAGCTCAAGCAGCACTTCCGTCCCGAGTTCCTCAACCGCGTGGACGACGTCGTCGTCTTCCCGCAGCTGACCCAGGACGACATCCTCCAGATCGTCGACCTGATGATCGGCAAGGTCGACGAGCGCCTCAAGGACCGGGACATGGGCATCGAGCTCAGCCAGTCCGCGAAGGAGCTCCTGGCCAAGAAGGGTTACGACCCCGTGCTCGGCGCGCGTCCGCTGCGACGCACGATCCAGCGCGAGATCGAGGACTCGCTCTCCGAGAAGATCCTCTTCGGCGAGCTGCGTCCGGGCCACATCGTGGTCGTCGACACGGAGGGCGAGGGTGACGCCAAGACGTTCACCTTCCGCGGCGAGGAGAAGTCCCCGCTGCCGGACGTCCCGCCGATCGAGCAGGCGGCCGGCGGAGCCGGTCCGAATCTGAGCAAGGAGGCGTAACCCTTCGGGGATGCGCTGAGTGAAAGGGGCTGCCCCAGGACTTCGGTCCTGGGGCAGCCCCTTTGCCGTGCCTCCCGTGATTCGGCGACTCCAGCGGTGGACGGTGACCTCGGCCTGCGGGAAGAGGCCGGCGTACACCTCGGCCGGTGCGGCGTCCTCGGCGAAGGAAAGGCGCACGGTGTCGGCGTTCGGGACGGCGGGGGCGAAGCGGGAGGGTCCTCCGTGCCGCTCGTGAGGTGCAGGGACACGGGACAGGACGCGTACGCCCGGCAGCTCGAAGGGCGATCCCTGCGGGGGCAGCAGCGCGCCGCTGAGGGACAGGTCGGGCCGGGGGAGTCGCGCAGGTCGAGGCCGAAGATGGTGACGCGGTTGTGGCGCTCCGCGAGGTGGCGCGGTAGCGGGCCTCGAAGGCGGTGTCCTGCCCGTCGTGGGGCGGGGTGCGTGTGATCAGCGCGTCCACCTTGGTGATCAGCTCGGACTGGGCGCGGCTCTGCTCGACCAGGGTGCGGGCCACGAACGTCGAGCGCCGGGTGACGAAGTGCGGGATGTGCAGGCAGGCCCACTCGGTGACCGAGTCGAGGAAGTAGGCGGCGTCGGTGGTGAGGCCGGGCGCGGGGGCCGCCTCGCGCAGGGTGCGGGCCAGCTGACGGTGGCCGAGGCAGGCCGCCTGGACGTCGTCCATGTCCAGGTCGCCCAGGGCGAGGACCCTGCGGGCGAGGGCGGCCGTGACCGCCTCCTGCTCGTCCGCGGGGAACGGCGGCTCGCCCGGGGGCTGCACGGCCTCCCGCACCGGACGGGCGGCGAGGTGCCCGACCTCCTTCTCCCCGAGGGTCCGCTTCTCGCCGCGGAAGGTGACGAGGCCCGAGAGGCTTACGGGCTTGTCCACCAGGCCCGCGCCGGGGCCGTCACGGGGGAGGAGCTGCTTCAGCAGCGGTGAGAGCACGCTCGACTCCAGGCGGGTGCCGAGGACTGCGGGATCCCATCTGCGCTTCCCCCGAAAGGCTGCCAAACCAGGCGCTTCAGCGTAGCCCGCGTCACATTCGCGGGGCTCTGGATCTTGCCTCCCGGTGACATGGCGCACAGGCGTTTTGTCCGGTACTAGCCGCAATAGTGGATGAGCTGCAGGGGTGGGGGGTTGTTGCGGCATCGACGTGTTCTACCGAAATGTCCGTTTCTTGGATCGGTAGGGCGTGGGGCCGGTGGGGCCCCGGGGCGCAAGGGCGCGAAGTGCCGCTAAACCTGGAATCGGGGCATAAAACCGACAGTTCGCATGGGGTCTTCGGGGGCCGTCAAGAGGTTGAAGTCCCGACCTTTTAGTACGGCTTTGGGTAGTAGATGGGGCCTTTGAGACGAGATGGGGTCCCGGGTTACCAATGAACAGCCAGCCCGGCACGTCACCAACGAGTGCCGGTCTGTCCCTGTCATCAACGCGGAGGTAATCCCCGAATGTCGAAGCGCACCATGACTCTTTCTTCCGGCTCGTCCCTGCTCCGTACTCGGGCGGCCGTCGTCACCGCCGCCCTGGGAGCCACGGCGCTGCTGGGTGCAGGGGCCGCGGTTGCCGCCGAAAGCACTCAGGGAAGCGTCGCGCTGCCCAGCGTGGCCGCGGCTTCGGTCCAGGCCCAGGCCAAGGCCCAGGCCAAGGCCGCCGAGAAGACCAAGGCGCACGCCGCGCAGGTCAAGGCGCACGCCGCGCAGGTCAAGAAGGCCGCGGCGAAGAAGGCCGTCAGCTGGATAGACCCGGTCAAGAGCTACAAGCTGTCCGCGGGCTTCGGCCTCGGCGGCAACATGTGGTCACACAAGCACTCCGGCCAGGACTTCGCCGTGCCGATCGGCACGAACGTCATGGCCGCCCACGGCGGCACCGTCGTCAAGGCCGGCCCCTACGGCGGCGGCGACGGCCCGGCGTACGGCAACGCCATCGTGATCAAGCACGGCAACGGCACGTACTCGCAGTACGCGCACCTGTCCCGCATCGACGTGCACGTCGGCCAGACGGTCTCCACCGGTCAGCACATCGCGCTCTCCGGCAACACCGGTAACTCCAGCGGCCCGCACCTGCACTTCGAGATCCGCACGACCCCGAACTACGGCTCCGCGGTCAACCCGGTCAACTTCCTGAAGTCGATGGGCGTCGCCGTCTGACCTGCGTGAGCGGGCTCATCCGCCCGGATGAGCCCACCCGCGCGGGAAGCACAACTGCATGACGGAACTCAGGCGTCCCGCTGCGCCCGGGTGACGAGATCGGTGGCGACCTCGAGGATGGCCTTGCGCTTCTCCTCGGGGTCGCCTTCGACGTCCTTGAGGACGAACAGGCCCGCGTGCATCGAGAAGATCGCGCTGAAGCAGCGGACCCGCTCGGTCATGGTGGCGTCCTCCGGCAGGAGCTGGTCGAGGAGCGCCTTCATGCGGTCCTTGAAGAGCTCGCCGATGCTCAGCTCGCGCATGGTCGCCTGGTTCTCCTGCATGAAGCGGAACAGCGGCCCCGCCCCGTGCAGCGCCAGGCTGTAGCGCTCCATGAGCTCCTGCTTGGTCTCCAGGGTGTCGGGCTGCTCCCGGCCCCACTCGATCAGCTCGTCGATGGGCCGCGTCAGGTCCTCGAAGAGGCTGACGACGATGTCTTCCTTGGTCTTGAAGTGGTAGTAGAGCGCAGCCTTGGTGACGTCGAGGTGCTCGGCGATCTCGCGCAGCGAGGTCTTCTCGTAGCCCTGCTCGGCGAACAGTTCCAGCGCCACGTCCTGGATGCGCTGCCGCGTGTTTCCGCGGCGCTGCTTGCTGCTGCCCATCTGTGGCTGCTCCTTCGTGCTGGTGGCGGGCCTTGGGCGAAAACTTACTTGACGCCCGGCTAGTTAGCGCTCTATCTTCCCTCAGTGTAGTCAACTTGCCGGGCGGCAAGTAAGTGGCGGCAAGCAGGTAACTGGGGAGTTGGGGATCATGGCGGAGAACGGAACAGTGGCGGTGGACACCGGCGGGGGCGGCGCGGCGGCCACCAAGGAGCGGCAGCCGCGCAGTGTGCGCGTAGTCCTGATGGCGTTGATGATCGCGATGCTGCTCGCGATGCTCGACAACATGATCGTCGGCACCGCGATGCCCACGATCGTCGGCGACCTGGGCGGCCTCGAGCACCTCTCGTGGGTCGTGACCGCGTACACGCTCGCCACCGCCGCCTCGACCCCCATCTGGGGCAAGGTCGGCGACATGTACGGCAGGAAGGGCGCCTTCCTGACCTCGATCGTGATCTTCCTGATCGGCTCCGGGCTCAGCGGCATGGCCCAGGACATGAACCAGCTCATCGCGTTCCGCGCGATCCAGGGTCTCGGCGCCGGTGGCCTGATGGTCGGCGTCATGGCCATCATCGGTGACCTGATTCCGCCGCGGGAGCGCGGCAAGTACCAGGGCATGATGGCCGGCGTCATGGCGCTCGCCATGATCGGCGGACCGCTCGTCGGCGGCGCCATCACCGACAACTGGGGCTGGCGCTGGTCCTTCTACATCAACCTGCCGCTCGGCCTCGTCGCCCTCGCCATGGTCACCGCGGTCCTGCACCTGCCGAAGAAGCGCTCCAAGGGGAAGATCGACTACCTGGGCGCCGCGCTGCTCACCGTCGGCATCACGTCGATCGTGCTCGTGACGACCTGGGGCGGCTCGCAGTACGCCTGGGGCTCCGCCGTGATCATGGAGCTCGCCGCGATCGGTGTCGCCGCGCTCGTCGGTTTCCTCTTCGTCCAGACGAAGGCGGCCGAGCCGATCCTGCCGCTGCACATCTTCCGCAGCCGCAACTTCACGGTCATGTCCCTCATCGGCTTCATCACCGGCTTCGTGATGTTCGGCGCCGTGCTCTTCCTGCCGCTCTACCAGCAGACGGTGCAGGGAGCGAACGCGACCAACTCCGGTCTGCTGCTCCTGCCGATGCTGCTCTCGATGATGGTCGTCTCGCTGATCGCGGGCCGGGTCACCACCAACACCGGCAAGTACAAGGTGTTCCCGCTGGTCGGCAGCGTCCTGATGGTGGCCGGACTCTTCCTGCTCGCGCAGATGGACACGGAGACGACGCGCCTCACCTCCGGTCTGTACATGGCCGTGCTCGGCGCGGGCATGGGCTGCCTGATGCAGATCACGATGCTGGTCGCGCAGAACAGCGTCGAGATGAAGGACATGGGCGTCGCCTCGTCCTCCACGACCCTGTTCCGCACGCTGGGTTCCTCCTTCGGCGTCGCGATCATGGGCGCGCTCTTCAACAACCGCGTCCAGGACGTGATGGCCGAGCGGGCCGGGGCGATGGGCGGCAAGGTCGCGGAGCATTCCACGCAGCTGACGGCCGAGGGCCTGGCCAAGCTGCCGGACGTGGTGCGCGACGCCTACCTGCACGCGGTGTCGGCCGGTACGCACTCGGCGTTCCTGCTCGGTTCGATCATCGCGGTTCTGGCGCTGATCGCGGCGGTCTTCGTGAAGGAGGTGCCGCTGCGGGGCGCGGGCCCCGCCAAGGAGGCGCCGAGCTCTCCCGAGGCCGCGGGCCCGGCGGACGCTCAGCCGGTCGACATGGCCAAGGCCGGTACGGCCACGGCCGACGCGAAGCCGGTCGAGGGGGTCGCGGCAGGGGACGCCGCGGCGGACGGCAGGACGGTCTCCGAGACCGTCTGAGCGGGTCGTCCCGATCCTCCTCGGCTTCTGTGAAGGCCCCCGGTGCGCTGTTGCGCACCGGGGGCCTTCGCCGTGCCGAGGTCGTTGTCAGTGGGGCGTGCCAGCATCGGTGACGTGGAGAAATTGCGGCAGCTGCGGCTCGCCAAGGACGCGATGGACCGCGACTGGGCCGAGGCGGGGCTCGACCTGGACGCGGTGGCGGCCCATGCCGGCTATTCGCGCTACCACTTCGTGCGGTGCTTCAAGGAGGCGTACGGGGAGACGCCGGGACAGTATCTGACGCGCCGTCGGATCGAGCGGGCCGAAGAGATGCTGAGATCGGCGGACCTGTCGGTCACGGAGATCTGCGGCCTCGTGGGGTTCAGCAGCCTGGGCACGTTCTCGTCCCCCTCGTGGGGTTCAGCAGCCTGGGCACGTTCTCGTCCCGGTTCAAGAGACAGACGGGCCTGACACCGAGTGAGTACCGGGCGAAGCACGTGGGACGCGGGGCGGCACTCATCCCCGGGTGCTACGCGATGTTGTGGGCCGGCGGCTTCCCCGGCAGGGAGCCGTCCGGGAGTACGGGGCAGGGGGCCGGCGAGGAGCGCAATTCTGGAGAAGCGGGGGCGGGGGGTGACTGCCTACCGTGACAGGGCACGGCCGGATTCGCCGGCGCGTGGCCCGACCACTGCGGAGCGCATCATGATCAAGGGACTCGCCATTTCCACCGTCTGGGTTCTCGACCAGGACCGGGCCAAGGAGTTCTACACCGAGAAGCTGGGCCTCGAGGTGCGGACGGACATGACCATGGGCGAGGGCGGTATGCGCTGGCTGACCGTGGGCGCCAAGGATCAGCCGGACGTCGAGCTGACGCTGATGGTGCCCGGGGTGCCCGCGATGGATCCCGAGTCGGCCGAGGCGGTGAAGAAGCTGGTCTCCAAGGGCATTCTCGGGGCCGGCGTCCTGGTCACGGACGACATCCACGGAGACTACGAGCGGCTCAGGGCGCGCGGGGTGCAGTTCCTCCAGGAGCCGCAGGAGCGCCCGTACGGGACCGAGGCGATCTTCCGCGACGACTCCGGGAACTGGTTCTCGTTCACGCAGCGCAACGAGGGGCTCGACCTCGACAAGGAGTGGGCCACGAGCTAGGGCCTCTCGTTCGGACGAAAGCCCTTAGGACCTGCCGCTCGGAGCCGCCCTCAGTCCGGCAGGCGCAGCATCGGGAAGCTTCCCGTGTTCGTCGGTGCGTGCTCCGGCAGCCACAGCACCGCGACCGCACCCTCGGACGGAGTCCCCGAAGGAGCGCCCGGCGGGCGTACGTTGCGGAACGTGAGGCGGGCGCCGAGCACGCGCGCCTGACCCGCGGCGATCGTCAGACCGAGACCGTGCCCATGGCCCGCGCGGTCCGCCGCGCCCGTACGGAAGCGGCTCGGCCCCTCGTCGAGCAGCTCCTCCGGGAAGCCGGGACCGTGATCACGCACGCGCACCACTCGGCCCTCGACGCTGACCTCGACGGGCGGCTTGCCGTGCTTCGCGGCGTTGGCGAGGAGGTTGAAGAGGATGCGTTCGAGGCGGCGCGGGTCGGTGGTGACCTCCGACTCGTGCACCACGCTCACCCGTACGTCCGCGTGGCGTGCGCCGACCCGCCGCGTCACGAACTCGCCCAGCAGCAGGTCCTGGAGCTCGGCGCGCTCGGCCGCGCTGTCCAGACGCGCCACTTCGAGTACGTCCTCGACGAGGGTGCGCATCGCCTGGGCCCGGTCCTTGACCAGCTCGCTCGGGCGTCCGGGCGGCAGCAGCTCGGCCGCGGTGAGCAGTCCGGTCACCGGCGTACGCAGCTCGTGCGCGATGTCCGCGGTGACCCGGCGCTCGGCCTCAAGGCGCTGCTTCAGGGCGTCGGCCATCGCGTCGACGGCCTGCGCGAGATCGTCGGTCTCGTCGCGTACGACGCCGCCGATGGCGTCCCCGACCCGTACGTCGGTCCGCCCCTGCGCGACCTCCCTGGCCGCGGACGCCGCCTTGCGCAGCCGCCGTGACACCTGGCCGCCGATGAGCACGCCGAGGGCGCACCCGCCGAAGACCACCGAGATGGAGCCGATGATGAGGGCCTGGTCGAGGTCCTTCATGACGGTGGCGCTGCGGTCGGTGAAGCGGGTGTGCACGGACAGCAGGCGCCCGTCGCCGAGCGGGACCGCGGCCCATATGTCGGGTACGCCGCCGACCTGTTCGGAGACGAAAGTGGCGCGCCGCCCGGCCATCGCCTTCTTGCGCAGGTCATGGGGTATGCCCGGGTCGTCGACCTTGAAGCCGACGGGGAGGCCGCGCCCGGTGGCCTCGTACTGGCGCGCCACGAACTGGATGCGTTCGTCCTGCACGTCGCGCGCGTTGTCCAGCATCGAGACGCGCGCCGCGTTGTGCACGACCAGGCTCAGGGCGACGGCGACGAGCGCTCCCACCAGGGCGATGGCGACGCTGATCTTCCAGCGGACCCCGGTGTGCAGCGCCGGGCGCAGCCGTCTCAGCGGCAGCCGCAGCGGTTGGCCGAGCCGGGCGCGCACGGTCGCGGCGGCCCCTCTCATATCCCGATCCCGTTCCTCGTCAGACAGCGAATGACCCGGCCGGTACACGTACCGACCGGGCAAACGGTTCTCCGGACACCCGGTTCGCGCAAGCCTCCCGGCCCGCGCAAGCCACCCAGTCCCGACAAGCCACCAGGCCC
This window contains:
- a CDS encoding ATP-dependent Clp protease ATP-binding subunit, whose product is MFERFTDRARRVVVLAQEEARMLNHNYIGTEHILLGLIHEGEGVAAKALESLGISLEAVRQQVEEIIGQGQQAPSGHIPFTPRAKKVLELSLREALQLGHNYIGTEHILLGLIREGEGVAAQVLVKLGADLNRVRQQVIQLLSGYQGKETAAAGGPAEGTPSTSLVLDQFGRNLTQAARESKLDPVIGREKEIERVMQVLSRRTKNNPVLIGEPGVGKTAVVEGLAQAIVKGEVPETLKDKHLYTLDLGALVAGSRYRGDFEERLKKVLKEIRTRGDIILFIDELHTLVGAGAAEGAIDAASILKPMLARGELQTIGATTLDEYRKHLEKDAALERRFQPIQVAEPSLPHTIEILKGLRDRYEAHHRVSITDEALVQAATLADRYISDRFLPDKAIDLIDEAGSRMRIRRMTAPPDLREFDEKIAGVRRDKESAIDSQDFEKAASLRDKEKQLLAAKAKREKEWKAGDMDVVAEVDGELIAEVLATATGIPVFKLTEEESSRLLRMEDELHKRVIGQKDAVKALSKAIRRTRAGLKDPKRPGGSFIFAGPSGVGKTELSKALAEFLFGDEDALISLDMSEFSEKHTVSRLFGSPPGYVGYEEGGQLTEKVRRKPFSVVLFDEVEKAHPDIFNSLLQILEDGRLTDSQGRVVDFKNTVIIMTTNLGTRDISKGFNLGFAAQGDTKSNYERMKNKVSDELKQHFRPEFLNRVDDVVVFPQLTQDDILQIVDLMIGKVDERLKDRDMGIELSQSAKELLAKKGYDPVLGARPLRRTIQREIEDSLSEKILFGELRPGHIVVVDTEGEGDAKTFTFRGEEKSPLPDVPPIEQAAGGAGPNLSKEA
- a CDS encoding histone-like nucleoid-structuring protein Lsr2, which codes for MAQKVQVLLVDDLDGGEADETVTFALDGKTYEIDLTTANADKLRGLLEPYLKGGRRTGGRSAGGRGKARAAVAGGSQDTAQIRAWAKENGYEVNDRGRVPASIREAYEKANG
- the cseC gene encoding two-component system sensor histidine kinase CseC, with the protein product MRGAAATVRARLGQPLRLPLRRLRPALHTGVRWKISVAIALVGALVAVALSLVVHNAARVSMLDNARDVQDERIQFVARQYEATGRGLPVGFKVDDPGIPHDLRKKAMAGRRATFVSEQVGGVPDIWAAVPLGDGRLLSVHTRFTDRSATVMKDLDQALIIGSISVVFGGCALGVLIGGQVSRRLRKAASAAREVAQGRTDVRVGDAIGGVVRDETDDLAQAVDAMADALKQRLEAERRVTADIAHELRTPVTGLLTAAELLPPGRPSELVKDRAQAMRTLVEDVLEVARLDSAAERAELQDLLLGEFVTRRVGARHADVRVSVVHESEVTTDPRRLERILFNLLANAAKHGKPPVEVSVEGRVVRVRDHGPGFPEELLDEGPSRFRTGAADRAGHGHGLGLTIAAGQARVLGARLTFRNVRPPGAPSGTPSEGAVAVLWLPEHAPTNTGSFPMLRLPD
- a CDS encoding SCO3374 family protein; translation: MVSIVPTVPLPRRPLDAGDPVREWYENALGWATARGPEGLQLLTGLRFDVLELPAEAGRAVLRRLDPGCPVALQGETMRLLVAAGSAEELPGLLDWLEWGALPLDLTVVGAGGRIDAPAPPGVPDPQEAAVWVRPPVPGCDVEPTLPALTALSAVGGGGGAPGLVRLVETAATQCHRIRLRRACAQPLAFS
- a CDS encoding M23 family metallopeptidase, whose product is MSKRTMTLSSGSSLLRTRAAVVTAALGATALLGAGAAVAAESTQGSVALPSVAAASVQAQAKAQAKAAEKTKAHAAQVKAHAAQVKKAAAKKAVSWIDPVKSYKLSAGFGLGGNMWSHKHSGQDFAVPIGTNVMAAHGGTVVKAGPYGGGDGPAYGNAIVIKHGNGTYSQYAHLSRIDVHVGQTVSTGQHIALSGNTGNSSGPHLHFEIRTTPNYGSAVNPVNFLKSMGVAV
- a CDS encoding TetR/AcrR family transcriptional regulator encodes the protein MGSSKQRRGNTRQRIQDVALELFAEQGYEKTSLREIAEHLDVTKAALYYHFKTKEDIVVSLFEDLTRPIDELIEWGREQPDTLETKQELMERYSLALHGAGPLFRFMQENQATMRELSIGELFKDRMKALLDQLLPEDATMTERVRCFSAIFSMHAGLFVLKDVEGDPEEKRKAILEVATDLVTRAQRDA
- a CDS encoding MDR family MFS transporter, producing the protein MAENGTVAVDTGGGGAAATKERQPRSVRVVLMALMIAMLLAMLDNMIVGTAMPTIVGDLGGLEHLSWVVTAYTLATAASTPIWGKVGDMYGRKGAFLTSIVIFLIGSGLSGMAQDMNQLIAFRAIQGLGAGGLMVGVMAIIGDLIPPRERGKYQGMMAGVMALAMIGGPLVGGAITDNWGWRWSFYINLPLGLVALAMVTAVLHLPKKRSKGKIDYLGAALLTVGITSIVLVTTWGGSQYAWGSAVIMELAAIGVAALVGFLFVQTKAAEPILPLHIFRSRNFTVMSLIGFITGFVMFGAVLFLPLYQQTVQGANATNSGLLLLPMLLSMMVVSLIAGRVTTNTGKYKVFPLVGSVLMVAGLFLLAQMDTETTRLTSGLYMAVLGAGMGCLMQITMLVAQNSVEMKDMGVASSSTTLFRTLGSSFGVAIMGALFNNRVQDVMAERAGAMGGKVAEHSTQLTAEGLAKLPDVVRDAYLHAVSAGTHSAFLLGSIIAVLALIAAVFVKEVPLRGAGPAKEAPSSPEAAGPADAQPVDMAKAGTATADAKPVEGVAAGDAAADGRTVSETV
- a CDS encoding VOC family protein, coding for MIKGLAISTVWVLDQDRAKEFYTEKLGLEVRTDMTMGEGGMRWLTVGAKDQPDVELTLMVPGVPAMDPESAEAVKKLVSKGILGAGVLVTDDIHGDYERLRARGVQFLQEPQERPYGTEAIFRDDSGNWFSFTQRNEGLDLDKEWATS